The Anabrus simplex isolate iqAnaSimp1 chromosome 1, ASM4041472v1, whole genome shotgun sequence genome window below encodes:
- the Mlc1 gene encoding myosin light chain 1 isoform X1, translating into MSDLSARDIERANFAFGIYDMDGSGTVDAIYLGDILRALNLNPTLAIIEKMGGTKKKNEKKLKADEFLPIFSQVKKEKEVGCYEDFLECLKLYDKAEDGKMLSAELSHTLLSLGERLTDAECEEILKDCLDPEDEDGFVPYAPFLKKLVAGPPDTTPAPAQ; encoded by the exons tcCGACCTCAGCGCCAGGGATATTGAAA GGGCAAACTTTGCCTTTGGCATTTATGACATGGATGGCAGCGGCACTGTGGATGCCATCTACCTTGGAGACATCCTCCGGGCACTGAACCTCAACCCCACCCTGGCCATAATTGAGAAGATGGGTGGCACCAAGAAGAAGA ACGAGAAGAAGCTGAAGGCTGATGAGTTCCTGCCCATCTTCAGCCAAGTCAAGAAGGAGAAGGAAGTTGGCTGCTATGAGGACTTCCTTGAGTGCTTGAAGCTGTACGACAAGGCTGAGGATGGCAAGATGCTCTCTGCTGAGCTGTCCCACACTCTGCTGTCTCTTG GTGAGCGTCTAACTGATGCTGAATGTGAGGAAATCCTCAAGGACTGTCTGGACCCTGAGGATGAGGATGGCTTCGTCCCATATGCTC CTTTCCTCAAGAAGCTGGTTGCAGGTCCTCCTGACACCACACCTGCACCTGCACAGTAA
- the Mlc1 gene encoding myosin light chain 1 isoform X2 gives MSDLSARDIERANFAFGIYDMDGSGTVDAIYLGDILRALNLNPTLAIIEKMGGTKKKNEKKLKADEFLPIFSQVKKEKEVGCYEDFLECLKLYDKAEDGKMLSAELSHTLLSLGERLTDAECEEILKDCLDPEDEDGFVPYAPFLKKLMA, from the exons tcCGACCTCAGCGCCAGGGATATTGAAA GGGCAAACTTTGCCTTTGGCATTTATGACATGGATGGCAGCGGCACTGTGGATGCCATCTACCTTGGAGACATCCTCCGGGCACTGAACCTCAACCCCACCCTGGCCATAATTGAGAAGATGGGTGGCACCAAGAAGAAGA ACGAGAAGAAGCTGAAGGCTGATGAGTTCCTGCCCATCTTCAGCCAAGTCAAGAAGGAGAAGGAAGTTGGCTGCTATGAGGACTTCCTTGAGTGCTTGAAGCTGTACGACAAGGCTGAGGATGGCAAGATGCTCTCTGCTGAGCTGTCCCACACTCTGCTGTCTCTTG GTGAGCGTCTAACTGATGCTGAATGTGAGGAAATCCTCAAGGACTGTCTGGACCCTGAGGATGAGGATGGCTTCGTCCCATATGCTC CATTCCTCAAAAAGCTGATGGCGTAA